The proteins below come from a single Ailuropoda melanoleuca isolate Jingjing chromosome 1, ASM200744v2, whole genome shotgun sequence genomic window:
- the TFF1 gene encoding trefoil factor 1, whose protein sequence is MEPRVVCVLVLVCVLTLSSLAQGELETCVVAPHHRANCGAPGITPAQCKAKGCCFDSTVSGVPWCFHPAAVENQPDEECSF, encoded by the exons ATGGAGCCCAGGGTGGTCTGCGTCTTGGTGTTGGTCTGCGTGCTGACCCTCAGCTCCCTGGCCCAGGGCGAGCTTG AGACGTGTGTGGTGGCCCCCCACCACAGAGCGAACTGCGGCGCTCCGGGCATCACGCCCGCCCAGTGCAAAGCTAAAGGCTGCTGTTTTGACAGCACTGTCAGCGGAGTCCCGTGGTGCTTCCACCCTGCGGCCGTGGAAAACCAGCCTGACG